The proteins below come from a single Desulfovibrio sp. genomic window:
- the gdhA gene encoding NADP-specific glutamate dehydrogenase, with protein sequence MPYVERVLNNLKETYPHEPVFLQAVQEVLQSLQPILDKQTEYAKMKILERIVEPERCVSFRVQWMDDTGQVQVNRGYRVQYNSALGPFKGGLRFHPSVNQGVLKFLGFEQIFKNSLSGLAIGGAKGGSDFNPKGKSKTEIMRFCQAFMTELWTHIGATVDVPAGDIGVGSQEISFLFGQYKRLTRRYEGVLTGKNLLFGGSLARPEATGYGAVYFAQAMLDARGQSLEGKVCTVSGAGNVAIHCCQKLIQVGAKPVTVSDSRGMIYDPEGIRLDVLKQVKEIERGPLTRYAELVSSAKYTPVASYPAGRNAVWNVPCFAAFPCATQNELNLADAETLLANGCGCVAEGANMPSTLDAVHAFIASGIAYGPAKAANAGGVSVSQLEMAQNASMQRWTFEAVDNQLKHIMYDIHQRAAATAAEFGQKGNLVMGANIAGFRKVADAMIALGV encoded by the coding sequence ATGCCTTATGTTGAACGAGTGTTAAATAACCTTAAAGAAACATATCCCCATGAACCTGTTTTTTTGCAGGCTGTGCAAGAGGTGTTGCAAAGTCTGCAACCCATCCTGGACAAGCAGACTGAATACGCAAAAATGAAAATCCTTGAGCGGATTGTGGAGCCGGAACGTTGCGTCTCCTTCCGCGTGCAATGGATGGACGACACAGGGCAGGTTCAGGTTAACCGGGGGTATCGGGTTCAGTATAACTCGGCTCTGGGCCCGTTCAAGGGCGGTCTGCGCTTTCACCCCAGCGTGAATCAGGGCGTGCTGAAATTTCTTGGCTTTGAGCAGATTTTCAAGAACTCGCTCTCGGGCCTTGCCATCGGCGGTGCCAAGGGCGGCTCGGATTTCAACCCCAAGGGTAAATCCAAGACGGAAATCATGCGCTTCTGTCAGGCATTCATGACGGAACTCTGGACGCATATTGGTGCAACTGTTGACGTGCCTGCTGGCGATATTGGCGTGGGCAGTCAGGAAATCAGCTTTCTTTTTGGGCAGTACAAGCGCCTGACCCGGCGCTACGAAGGCGTACTCACCGGCAAAAACCTGCTCTTTGGCGGCTCGCTGGCGCGGCCTGAAGCCACAGGCTACGGCGCTGTGTATTTTGCCCAAGCCATGCTTGACGCGCGCGGCCAGAGTCTTGAAGGCAAGGTCTGCACTGTTTCCGGCGCAGGCAACGTGGCTATCCACTGCTGCCAGAAGCTTATTCAGGTGGGCGCAAAACCCGTGACCGTTTCCGACTCGCGCGGCATGATCTATGACCCTGAGGGCATCAGGCTGGACGTGCTCAAGCAGGTGAAAGAAATTGAGCGCGGCCCCCTCACCCGCTATGCGGAGCTGGTTTCTTCCGCCAAATACACGCCTGTGGCGTCCTATCCCGCCGGGCGCAATGCAGTGTGGAACGTGCCCTGCTTTGCGGCTTTTCCCTGCGCGACGCAGAACGAACTGAACCTCGCGGACGCGGAAACCCTGCTGGCCAACGGCTGCGGTTGCGTGGCGGAAGGTGCAAACATGCCCTCAACGCTTGACGCAGTGCATGCCTTTATTGCTTCCGGTATTGCCTACGGCCCAGCCAAAGCAGCCAACGCGGGCGGTGTGTCTGTGAGCCAGCTTGAAATGGCGCAGAATGCCAGCATGCAGCGCTGGACGTTTGAAGCGGTGGACAACCAGCTCAAACACATCATGTACGACATTCACCAGCGTGCCGCCGCCACTGCCGCAGAATTCGGTCAGAAGGGCAACCTTGTGATGGGCGCGAACATTGCGGGCTTCCGCAAGGTGGCTGACGCCATGATCGCCTTGGGCGTGTAA
- a CDS encoding NAD(P)/FAD-dependent oxidoreductase, with product MNTFDVVIIGGGPGGAKAAGILARGGKSVALVESTHMGGVCLNCGCIPTKLLLGATAPKGLLRGLERQRVAKGSIEVDYDALQKRIQRFVKASSQTLSKGLEQLGVTLIEGRAACASPSEVMVTAADGSVQNLRAEHIILAGGSRSAAFPGMTPDHDAVLDSTDMLRVPAVPESLIVVGAGAIGLEMADFFNAMGSKVTIVEAAPHLAPTEDADLGQEIAKLLGKTGISCITGVKAASLTTREGAAVLVLEDGRELTAAKALVAVGRTPNTDDLGAEKAGCTIKARGFITVDEHLMAAPNVYAIGDINGQTLLAHAAEHQGAYVARRIIGAQSGPYASGPVPSCVYGSLEIMRVGITARQALTQSGPVAVSKAQLMGNAIAQAGGDASGFIKIVWQNDCIVGIAALGHGISHLVTAAQLLLIGQYHGSALDAFMFAHPTLDEALHSALEAPQEPFAG from the coding sequence ATGAATACGTTTGATGTTGTTATTATCGGCGGCGGCCCTGGCGGAGCCAAGGCCGCAGGCATACTTGCCCGTGGTGGAAAATCCGTTGCGCTGGTTGAAAGCACCCATATGGGCGGCGTATGCCTTAACTGCGGCTGCATTCCCACCAAGCTGCTGCTGGGCGCAACCGCTCCCAAGGGATTGTTGCGCGGCCTTGAACGCCAACGTGTAGCCAAAGGCAGCATTGAGGTGGATTACGATGCTCTGCAAAAACGCATTCAGCGTTTTGTCAAAGCCTCATCTCAGACCCTGAGCAAGGGGCTGGAGCAGCTTGGCGTAACGCTCATTGAAGGCCGCGCCGCTTGCGCCAGCCCCTCTGAGGTCATGGTGACAGCCGCAGACGGGAGCGTGCAGAATCTGCGGGCAGAGCATATCATCCTTGCTGGCGGTTCCCGTTCCGCCGCATTCCCCGGCATGACGCCCGACCATGATGCTGTTCTGGACAGCACGGACATGCTGCGCGTGCCTGCTGTGCCGGAAAGCCTGATTGTTGTGGGCGCGGGGGCTATCGGCCTTGAAATGGCCGACTTTTTCAACGCAATGGGCAGCAAGGTTACCATTGTGGAAGCCGCACCCCACCTTGCCCCAACGGAAGATGCTGATCTTGGGCAAGAAATAGCAAAGCTCCTTGGCAAAACTGGCATAAGCTGCATCACAGGCGTTAAGGCGGCATCGCTGACAACGCGTGAGGGCGCGGCTGTGCTCGTGCTTGAGGACGGCAGGGAACTGACCGCCGCCAAGGCCCTTGTGGCTGTGGGCAGAACGCCCAACACTGATGATCTTGGAGCGGAAAAAGCCGGATGCACGATTAAAGCACGCGGTTTCATCACTGTTGACGAGCATCTTATGGCTGCCCCCAATGTTTACGCCATTGGCGACATCAACGGGCAAACCCTTCTGGCGCATGCTGCGGAGCATCAGGGCGCGTATGTGGCGCGGCGCATTATTGGAGCGCAAAGCGGCCCTTACGCTTCCGGGCCTGTGCCTTCCTGCGTATACGGCAGCTTAGAAATCATGCGTGTGGGCATTACCGCCAGGCAGGCCCTGACCCAGAGCGGCCCGGTGGCCGTTTCCAAGGCGCAACTCATGGGCAACGCCATTGCCCAGGCTGGGGGCGATGCGTCGGGCTTTATCAAGATTGTGTGGCAGAACGACTGCATTGTGGGCATTGCGGCTCTGGGGCACGGAATTTCGCACCTTGTAACAGCGGCGCAGCTGCTGCTCATAGGGCAATACCACGGTTCTGCGCTCGATGCCTTCATGTTTGCGCACCCGACACTGGACGAAGCGTTGCACTCCGCTCTGGAAGCGCCACAAGAACCTTTTGCTGGCTGA
- a CDS encoding TOBE domain-containing protein codes for METSARNVFSGKVVAVNSGAVNDEVELAVEGGINIVASITKVSTKNLGLKPGASAMALIKASFVLLMNDAENYLLSTRNQFAGTVSKVTPGAVNAEVIVELPGGASIASIVTMGSIKNLGLEPGKKVTAIVKASQVILAVAK; via the coding sequence ATGGAAACCAGCGCAAGAAACGTTTTTTCTGGTAAAGTTGTTGCCGTTAACTCTGGTGCTGTCAATGATGAAGTTGAATTGGCAGTTGAAGGCGGTATCAATATTGTTGCTTCCATTACCAAGGTGAGCACCAAGAATCTTGGCCTCAAGCCCGGCGCCAGCGCAATGGCCCTCATCAAGGCCAGCTTTGTGTTGCTGATGAATGATGCAGAAAACTATCTGCTCTCTACCCGCAACCAGTTTGCCGGTACTGTGAGCAAGGTTACCCCCGGCGCGGTCAATGCCGAGGTTATTGTTGAACTGCCCGGCGGCGCTTCCATCGCCTCCATTGTGACCATGGGCAGCATCAAGAACCTTGGCCTGGAACCTGGCAAAAAGGTTACCGCCATTGTTAAGGCCTCGCAGGTTATTCTTGCTGTAGCCAAATAG
- the brnQ gene encoding branched-chain amino acid transport system II carrier protein: protein MNKKLVRDSFVVGAALFAMLFGAGNVVFPPYIGLTAGSQWFTGFLCYYAADVGLALLTIYAMLASSCIDRKEGLFYRLGGTPAMLMMLAIIMCIGPLLAIPRTGATAFAISFAPLGYSSKGFSLAKVLYSAAFFGISTLLAYRESNMVDAIARYLSPIKIGGFILIVCAAVAWPLGEIDANVHDAKVAWNSILAGYQTLDVMAALVYGFIIVNTLKGKGYTSGSQKALSVGLSSLVAGMLLFIIYGGLCYLGATGSGLFPADTEKGALVSGLVSGLFGRASNWLLAVVISVSCMATAVGLIGTTGTFISQFSKGRFSYRAVAITTGLFSMVASNVGLDSIISLAAPVLIFLYPGTLAVIVLSLFDKFIKNDNIFRFATIGALLASGLSVLEDFGLPIKLTAMLPFESVGLGWILPATIFGIAGFFVRQGRGRA, encoded by the coding sequence ATGAACAAAAAACTCGTGCGCGATTCATTTGTGGTTGGGGCGGCCTTGTTCGCCATGCTTTTTGGTGCGGGGAATGTGGTTTTTCCCCCCTACATTGGGCTGACAGCGGGATCGCAGTGGTTCACGGGCTTTTTGTGCTATTACGCAGCAGATGTGGGGCTTGCCCTGCTGACCATTTACGCCATGCTGGCTTCTTCTTGCATTGACAGAAAGGAAGGGCTTTTTTACAGACTTGGCGGCACCCCGGCCATGCTCATGATGCTGGCAATCATCATGTGTATTGGGCCGTTGCTGGCCATTCCCCGCACCGGGGCCACTGCCTTTGCCATTTCGTTTGCACCGCTTGGTTATTCGTCCAAGGGGTTCAGCCTTGCCAAAGTTCTCTATTCTGCCGCTTTTTTTGGCATTTCTACATTACTGGCATATCGCGAATCAAATATGGTGGACGCCATCGCCCGCTACCTTTCGCCCATCAAGATCGGCGGGTTTATCCTGATTGTATGCGCTGCCGTAGCCTGGCCACTGGGAGAGATCGACGCCAACGTGCATGACGCCAAGGTTGCGTGGAACAGCATCCTCGCCGGGTATCAGACGCTAGATGTCATGGCCGCGTTGGTTTACGGTTTTATTATCGTGAATACGCTCAAGGGCAAGGGCTATACCTCCGGCAGTCAGAAAGCGCTTTCCGTTGGCTTGTCGAGCCTTGTGGCAGGGATGCTGCTGTTCATAATCTACGGCGGGCTGTGCTACCTTGGTGCGACAGGCTCCGGGCTGTTTCCGGCAGATACGGAAAAAGGCGCGCTGGTATCCGGCCTTGTAAGCGGGCTTTTTGGCCGTGCCAGCAATTGGCTGCTGGCAGTCGTGATAAGTGTTTCCTGTATGGCAACGGCTGTGGGGCTGATCGGCACCACGGGCACCTTTATTTCGCAGTTCAGCAAGGGGCGCTTCAGCTACAGGGCTGTGGCCATCACCACTGGTTTGTTCAGCATGGTGGCCTCAAACGTGGGTCTGGACAGCATCATTTCCCTTGCGGCCCCGGTTCTGATTTTTCTGTACCCAGGTACTCTCGCTGTTATCGTGCTTTCACTGTTTGACAAGTTCATCAAGAACGACAACATTTTTCGATTTGCCACCATTGGCGCGCTGTTGGCCAGCGGCCTGAGCGTGCTTGAAGATTTTGGGCTGCCCATCAAGCTGACGGCCATGCTGCCATTTGAATCTGTTGGGCTTGGCTGGATATTGCCCGCCACGATTTTTGGCATTGCAGGATTTTTTGTGCGTCAGGGCCGGGGCAGGGCGTAA
- a CDS encoding diguanylate cyclase, with amino-acid sequence MLFGIGLSIITLAWKFCVAIVAPNQIMSIFQTTPVQVTLYLVTFIALIMVSTGFALMAKERSDAALRKAALLDRLTGCWNRIRIEEILQQEMARMHRYGHPVTLLMLDLDNFKRINDQFGHLAGDEVLRAFGRLLRTDIRATDVPGRWGGEEFVVVLPSSTFFDAVTLAEHIRDRLETFKFSFGAVVTVSIGVAACRATDTMEEWMQRADMALYRAKLAGRNQVKVEDLDGSVSNFICSPSSALRLQWSESYECGHQEIDQQHRNLFATVNNLLQLDSSGVDKKTIGAAVESLLTDTVEHFQFEEHILNQIEYAEAPLHMQAHKRLLDRANILLALFQRDDADLAALLHFMIYELTAQHIMIDDRCFGKIDAAVHETPAPPHSADHD; translated from the coding sequence ATGCTCTTTGGCATTGGGCTGTCAATTATCACACTTGCGTGGAAATTCTGTGTAGCCATTGTTGCTCCCAATCAGATAATGAGCATTTTTCAGACCACTCCGGTTCAGGTAACACTCTATCTTGTCACGTTCATTGCTTTGATTATGGTTTCAACCGGCTTTGCCCTCATGGCAAAAGAACGCTCGGATGCGGCCTTGCGCAAGGCTGCCCTGCTGGACAGATTGACCGGCTGCTGGAACCGCATACGTATTGAAGAGATATTGCAGCAGGAAATGGCGCGCATGCACCGCTATGGGCATCCAGTTACGTTGTTGATGCTGGATCTGGACAATTTCAAGCGCATCAATGATCAGTTCGGGCACCTTGCTGGTGATGAAGTGCTGCGGGCGTTTGGAAGATTGCTGCGCACAGATATACGCGCAACGGACGTGCCCGGACGCTGGGGCGGTGAAGAATTTGTTGTGGTCTTGCCCTCATCCACTTTTTTTGATGCTGTAACGCTGGCAGAGCACATCCGTGACCGTTTGGAAACATTCAAGTTCTCTTTCGGCGCAGTGGTTACTGTCAGCATTGGCGTGGCGGCCTGCCGGGCAACTGACACTATGGAAGAATGGATGCAACGGGCAGATATGGCCCTCTATAGAGCTAAACTTGCCGGACGCAATCAGGTCAAGGTGGAGGATCTGGACGGCAGTGTCAGCAATTTTATTTGCAGCCCGTCAAGCGCTCTGCGTCTTCAGTGGAGCGAATCCTACGAATGTGGACATCAAGAGATTGACCAGCAGCACCGCAATCTGTTTGCAACAGTCAACAACCTACTGCAACTGGATAGCTCCGGCGTTGATAAAAAAACAATCGGCGCTGCTGTTGAAAGCCTGCTGACGGACACGGTGGAGCATTTTCAGTTTGAGGAGCACATCCTGAACCAGATCGAATACGCGGAGGCGCCCTTACACATGCAGGCTCACAAACGCCTGCTGGACAGGGCCAACATTCTGCTGGCCCTCTTCCAACGCGACGATGCAGACCTAGCTGCCTTGCTGCACTTTATGATTTATGAGCTGACAGCCCAGCACATCATGATTGACGACAGATGCTTTGGCAAAATTGACGCTGCCGTGCATGAAACGCCTGCTCCGCCGCATTCTGCCGATCATGACTAA
- a CDS encoding carbamoyltransferase, translating into MPRAILGISAYYHDSAAVLLVDGKIVAAAHEERFSRIKHDSGFPSHAAAYVLREGGLNIADLEAVAFYDKPYLKFERLLETYNGFAPAGLRSFLSAIPVWIKEKLFMRSMLREAIAKLGPGSPKMLFPEHHLSHAASAFYPSPFDRAAILTIDGVGEWATTTIGLGENASIRILKEQQFPHSLGLLYTAFTAYCGFKVNSGEYKLMGLAPYGDGDMELVERLKKAICDSLVDIREDGSLLLNMEYFDYATGLRMYKRDKWEKLLGIPPRDAESEIGQEYMALALAIQQVTEDIVLKLARTARELTGCDNLVMAGGVALNCVANGLLIRSGIFKNVWIQPASGDSGGALGAAQAAWHIWGGNERPSPNGIDAMQGSYLGPEFSRNDILRVARRFDAPYTEYTNLEELYSTVAQHLADGAVVGWFQGRMEYGPRALGDRSILGDPRRPEMQKKLNLKIKFREGFRPFAPSVLEEYCAEWFDLDAKSPYMLVCAPVAQKHRTQLPENVRELPLYDRLYLQRSTVPAITHVDWSARIQSVSRSTNPRYWGLIDTFRREQGCPMVVNTSFNVRGEPIVCTPLDAYICFMRTEMDFLVLGDMIFDKRNQPEWKENVDFKSIFTLD; encoded by the coding sequence ATGCCCAGAGCCATTCTTGGCATTTCTGCCTATTATCACGACTCCGCAGCCGTGCTGCTGGTGGACGGCAAAATTGTGGCAGCCGCTCACGAAGAGCGCTTTTCACGCATCAAGCACGATTCCGGATTTCCCAGCCATGCTGCCGCCTATGTGCTGCGCGAGGGCGGGCTGAATATTGCCGATCTTGAGGCTGTAGCTTTTTACGACAAGCCCTACCTCAAGTTCGAGCGCCTGCTTGAAACCTACAACGGCTTTGCCCCGGCTGGCCTGCGCAGCTTTCTTTCTGCCATTCCCGTCTGGATCAAGGAAAAGCTCTTCATGCGCTCCATGCTGCGCGAGGCCATAGCCAAGCTCGGCCCCGGCTCGCCCAAGATGCTTTTTCCGGAGCATCATCTTTCGCACGCTGCCAGCGCCTTTTATCCCTCGCCCTTTGACAGGGCCGCCATCCTGACCATTGACGGCGTTGGCGAATGGGCAACCACAACCATTGGCCTTGGCGAGAACGCCAGCATCCGCATTCTCAAAGAACAGCAGTTCCCGCACTCGCTGGGCCTGCTCTATACTGCGTTTACTGCGTACTGCGGCTTTAAGGTCAATTCGGGCGAATACAAGCTCATGGGGCTTGCGCCTTACGGCGATGGCGACATGGAGCTTGTGGAAAGGCTCAAAAAGGCCATCTGCGACAGCCTTGTGGACATTCGCGAAGACGGCTCCCTGCTGCTGAACATGGAGTACTTTGACTATGCCACCGGCCTGCGCATGTACAAGCGCGACAAGTGGGAAAAGCTGCTGGGTATTCCCCCACGCGATGCGGAAAGCGAAATCGGTCAGGAATATATGGCCTTGGCGCTGGCTATCCAGCAGGTGACGGAAGACATCGTGCTCAAGCTGGCCCGCACAGCCCGCGAGCTGACCGGCTGCGACAATCTGGTTATGGCGGGCGGCGTGGCCCTGAACTGCGTTGCCAATGGCCTGCTGATACGCAGCGGCATCTTCAAGAATGTGTGGATTCAGCCCGCCTCCGGCGACTCTGGCGGCGCGCTTGGGGCTGCGCAGGCCGCCTGGCACATCTGGGGCGGCAACGAGCGTCCATCTCCCAACGGTATTGATGCCATGCAAGGCTCGTATCTTGGGCCAGAGTTTTCGCGCAACGACATTCTGCGGGTCGCGCGCCGTTTTGACGCGCCCTATACTGAATACACCAACCTTGAAGAACTTTACTCCACGGTGGCCCAGCATCTGGCGGACGGCGCTGTGGTTGGCTGGTTTCAGGGCCGTATGGAATATGGCCCCCGGGCCTTGGGCGACAGGTCTATTCTGGGCGACCCCAGAAGACCAGAAATGCAAAAAAAGCTGAACCTCAAGATCAAGTTTCGCGAGGGGTTCCGACCCTTTGCGCCTTCTGTGCTTGAAGAATACTGCGCCGAATGGTTTGATCTTGACGCCAAGTCGCCCTACATGCTTGTATGCGCCCCAGTGGCGCAGAAGCACCGCACGCAATTGCCGGAAAACGTGCGCGAGCTGCCGCTCTACGACAGGCTGTATCTGCAACGCTCCACGGTTCCGGCCATCACGCATGTGGACTGGTCTGCCCGCATCCAGAGCGTTTCGCGCAGCACAAATCCCCGTTACTGGGGGCTGATAGACACGTTCCGGCGTGAGCAAGGCTGCCCCATGGTAGTCAACACCAGCTTTAACGTGCGCGGCGAACCTATTGTCTGCACCCCCCTGGATGCCTATATCTGCTTTATGCGTACAGAAATGGACTTTCTTGTGCTTGGCGACATGATTTTTGATAAGCGCAATCAGCCTGAGTGGAAAGAAAATGTAGACTTCAAGTCTATTTTTACCCTAGACTGA
- a CDS encoding DUF5989 family protein: MDFLKDLLQFFMQRKKFWLLPLVLVLLLFGVLVVMTSGSAIAPFIYSVF, translated from the coding sequence ATGGATTTTCTGAAAGACCTGCTGCAATTTTTTATGCAGCGCAAAAAATTCTGGCTGCTTCCCCTTGTGCTCGTTCTGCTGCTGTTTGGCGTGCTTGTGGTGATGACCAGCGGCTCGGCCATAGCGCCCTTTATTTATTCTGTTTTTTAA
- a CDS encoding SxtJ family membrane protein — MQHRKLHFGFLPAAVSNKECADTAMAMTLICLLAVMFTKSLTLLPLALGLLLAGMIWPRVYSPVAKLWLGLSLLLGSVMSRLLLSVIFFIVVTPLALVMRLFGHDPMRRKGWKKNTDSTFVSRDHTFEAKDLEHPF, encoded by the coding sequence ATGCAACACCGCAAACTACATTTCGGCTTTTTGCCTGCTGCCGTGAGCAACAAGGAATGCGCCGATACCGCTATGGCCATGACATTGATATGTCTGTTGGCCGTCATGTTTACCAAGTCGCTCACCCTGTTGCCCCTTGCTCTGGGGCTGCTGCTGGCGGGCATGATCTGGCCCCGCGTGTATTCGCCCGTGGCAAAGCTCTGGCTGGGTCTTTCCCTGCTGCTTGGCTCCGTCATGTCGCGACTGCTGCTGAGCGTCATATTTTTTATTGTGGTGACCCCGCTGGCGCTTGTCATGCGCCTTTTCGGTCATGACCCCATGCGCCGCAAGGGCTGGAAAAAGAACACGGATTCCACCTTTGTTTCGCGCGACCATACCTTTGAAGCAAAAGACCTGGAACATCCTTTTTAG
- a CDS encoding SGNH/GDSL hydrolase family protein, translating to MPSYSLVNVNSKFWTFSDEHFGVWHHPSSTYLHKKPCFTAQYTSNAFGMRDKERTKDADQPRVVILGDSFIEGWGNRSEDRLSNLLEASTGKEVLNFGTSGGFGTIQEWLQYKHLVKQFRHDVVLLGILPRNDFEDNSLDFYYTQDTDDYRPYLVGDYPDYKLFYPVKNLPQPTKVQALAKSFKLTLLEWSCLYRVAIYLNDFKIENMKLVPRWTPENTGDPSGGSMYYSVPENEWNIMRYSIEQLVAEAGNRKVILFTIPAYQDFEHYDGKEPPLARMLRELAGRTGATYVDLMPAMLARGVKYPDLYFSCDKHWNAFGNAVAADILEPYVRAALQSSPAARGN from the coding sequence ATGCCATCTTACAGTCTGGTGAACGTTAACAGCAAGTTCTGGACGTTCAGCGACGAGCATTTTGGCGTATGGCACCATCCATCATCCACATATTTGCACAAAAAACCCTGCTTCACGGCCCAGTACACTTCCAACGCCTTTGGCATGCGCGACAAGGAGCGCACCAAGGATGCAGACCAGCCGCGCGTGGTTATTTTGGGCGATTCTTTTATTGAAGGATGGGGCAACAGATCGGAAGACAGGCTCTCCAACCTGCTTGAGGCTTCGACCGGCAAGGAAGTGCTTAATTTCGGCACATCCGGAGGTTTTGGCACCATTCAGGAATGGCTGCAATACAAGCATCTGGTTAAACAATTCAGGCATGATGTTGTTCTGCTGGGCATTTTGCCCCGCAATGATTTTGAAGATAACAGCCTGGATTTCTACTATACGCAGGACACGGACGATTACCGCCCATATCTGGTTGGCGATTATCCTGATTACAAGCTTTTTTACCCGGTTAAAAACTTGCCCCAACCGACCAAAGTTCAGGCCTTGGCCAAGAGCTTCAAGCTCACCCTGCTGGAATGGAGCTGTCTGTACCGGGTTGCTATTTATCTGAATGATTTCAAGATTGAAAACATGAAGCTTGTCCCCCGCTGGACACCTGAAAATACCGGTGATCCTTCGGGCGGATCCATGTACTATTCTGTGCCCGAGAACGAATGGAACATCATGCGCTATTCCATTGAACAGCTTGTTGCCGAAGCGGGCAACCGCAAGGTTATTCTGTTCACCATTCCTGCCTATCAGGATTTTGAACACTATGACGGCAAGGAGCCGCCCCTTGCCCGCATGCTGCGCGAACTGGCCGGGCGCACCGGTGCGACCTATGTGGACTTGATGCCTGCCATGCTTGCGCGCGGCGTCAAATACCCCGACCTGTATTTCAGTTGCGACAAGCACTGGAATGCCTTTGGCAACGCTGTTGCCGCAGACATTCTTGAGCCATACGTGCGCGCCGCGCTGCAATCATCCCCCGCTGCAAGAGGAAACTGA
- a CDS encoding peptide chain release factor 3, with translation MQTNISSAMSREALRRRTFGIISHPDAGKTTLTEKLLLFGGAIQMAGAVKAKKAQRHATSDWMEVERERGISVSSSVMKFTYADHIINLLDTPGHQDFSEDTYRVLTAVDSALMVIDSVKGVETQTRKLMEVCRMRDTPILTFINKLDREGRDAFDLLSDIEQTLGIQAAPMTWPIGMGKSFQGVYDIERQAIRFFAEDGKKTSRPKEALVINGLNDPQLIELIGEDAAEQLRTEIDLLEGAGFPFDKELYLKGKQTPVFFGSAVNNFGVQELLDTLVRLAPGPIPRVAECATGERVVNPLEEDFSGVVFKIQANMDPAHRDRIAFMRICSGRFERGMKVKHHRIGKEVQLSRAITFMAQDREGVEDAWPGDIIGLHNHGTLKIGDTLTTSEVLKFTGIPNFSPEHFRRVQLADPLRSKQLAKGLKQLAEEGAIQVFRPITDSSHILGAVGVLQFDVIIARLKAEYGVIALYEPCPISAARWITSSDRAALESFKSDQQSNLAYDGDDCLAILSSSEWRLSRIIEEWPQITFHTTREIR, from the coding sequence ATGCAAACAAACATATCATCGGCCATGAGTCGCGAAGCGCTCAGACGCCGCACTTTCGGCATTATTTCCCACCCTGACGCAGGCAAGACAACCCTCACGGAAAAGCTGCTGCTGTTCGGCGGGGCCATCCAGATGGCGGGCGCGGTCAAAGCCAAAAAGGCCCAGCGTCATGCCACTTCTGACTGGATGGAAGTTGAACGCGAGCGCGGCATTTCCGTTTCATCCTCGGTGATGAAGTTCACCTACGCCGATCATATCATCAATCTGCTTGATACGCCCGGTCACCAGGACTTTTCAGAAGACACCTACCGCGTGCTCACGGCTGTGGACTCCGCTCTCATGGTCATTGACTCTGTCAAGGGCGTTGAAACGCAGACCCGCAAGCTCATGGAAGTGTGCCGCATGCGCGACACGCCCATTCTGACCTTTATCAACAAGCTTGACCGCGAAGGCCGCGATGCCTTTGACCTTTTGAGCGATATCGAGCAGACCCTGGGCATTCAGGCAGCGCCCATGACCTGGCCCATTGGCATGGGCAAGAGCTTTCAGGGCGTGTACGACATTGAGCGGCAGGCCATCCGCTTTTTCGCGGAGGACGGTAAAAAAACCTCCCGACCCAAGGAAGCTCTGGTCATCAACGGATTGAACGATCCGCAACTTATCGAACTGATTGGCGAAGACGCCGCCGAGCAACTGCGCACCGAGATTGATCTGCTGGAAGGAGCAGGCTTTCCTTTTGACAAGGAACTGTACCTCAAGGGCAAGCAGACACCTGTGTTTTTTGGCAGTGCGGTCAATAATTTCGGCGTTCAGGAGCTGCTCGATACTCTTGTGCGTCTTGCCCCCGGCCCCATCCCCCGCGTGGCGGAATGCGCCACGGGCGAACGCGTGGTCAATCCGCTGGAGGAAGATTTTTCCGGCGTTGTTTTCAAGATTCAGGCAAACATGGATCCCGCCCACCGCGACAGAATTGCCTTTATGCGCATATGTTCCGGCAGGTTCGAGCGCGGCATGAAGGTCAAGCACCACCGCATCGGCAAAGAGGTGCAGCTTTCGCGGGCAATCACCTTTATGGCGCAAGACCGTGAAGGCGTTGAAGACGCATGGCCCGGCGACATTATCGGTTTGCATAACCACGGCACGCTGAAAATCGGCGACACGCTCACAACCTCAGAAGTGCTCAAGTTTACGGGTATTCCCAACTTTTCGCCCGAGCATTTTCGCCGCGTGCAACTGGCTGACCCCTTGCGCTCCAAGCAGCTTGCCAAAGGGTTGAAACAGCTTGCGGAAGAAGGGGCCATTCAGGTTTTTCGCCCGATCACAGACAGCTCTCACATTCTTGGCGCAGTGGGCGTGCTGCAGTTTGACGTTATCATTGCCCGGCTCAAGGCCGAATACGGCGTTATTGCCCTGTACGAGCCCTGCCCCATTTCTGCTGCGCGCTGGATAACCTCCAGTGACCGGGCGGCGCTGGAGTCTTTTAAATCCGACCAGCAGTCAAACCTCGCCTACGATGGGGACGACTGCCTTGCCATCCTTTCCAGCAGTGAATGGCGGCTCTCGCGGATTATTGAAGAATGGCCGCAGATAACATTCCACACCACACGTGAAATCAGATAG